A genomic stretch from Streptococcus oralis includes:
- a CDS encoding DUF6287 domain-containing protein, with product MNKKEREKQFEEINGPKRSESKSAPNKNIKIYIGIALSVLVTLILVSIFSYLLIGKKEPNQGSSSVSTTESTSQASTSQGKTDETDKDKQVEIQKLKDQLTALDTKITEAEALVSKLKKETTVPKLDIEAIKNNDLSSLEGTWRSQSGNEYIINDSGEVRATWFTNDQKYESVVGLKVSKGQDSRNPETASISAWVKDSVAGGFVVVAVPSGVVMQPADDGKITDKSNHAEERLLSGQDYGSMLMKPENVYYRVKPDTSKLEEAEKNLAQLQADREAIKSSLESKEKKN from the coding sequence ATGAATAAGAAAGAACGGGAAAAACAATTTGAAGAGATCAATGGACCTAAGCGGTCTGAATCAAAGTCGGCTCCGAATAAAAATATAAAAATCTATATTGGCATAGCACTCTCTGTTTTAGTCACTCTCATCTTGGTAAGTATTTTCTCATATCTTCTGATTGGAAAGAAAGAGCCAAATCAAGGATCGTCTTCAGTTTCAACTACAGAGTCAACAAGTCAAGCGTCTACAAGCCAAGGAAAAACAGATGAGACTGATAAGGATAAACAAGTGGAAATTCAAAAACTCAAGGATCAACTGACTGCTTTAGATACCAAAATTACGGAAGCAGAAGCACTTGTTAGCAAGTTGAAGAAAGAAACTACCGTTCCAAAACTAGATATTGAAGCAATCAAGAACAATGATTTGTCTAGTTTAGAAGGTACTTGGCGTAGTCAATCTGGCAATGAATACATTATTAATGATTCTGGAGAAGTACGTGCGACTTGGTTTACAAATGATCAAAAGTACGAATCTGTAGTTGGATTAAAGGTATCAAAAGGACAAGATAGTCGTAACCCTGAGACAGCGTCTATTAGTGCATGGGTAAAAGATTCTGTTGCTGGAGGATTCGTAGTAGTAGCTGTGCCAAGTGGAGTTGTTATGCAACCTGCTGATGACGGAAAGATTACGGATAAAAGCAATCATGCTGAGGAAAGACTACTTTCAGGACAAGATTATGGGTCTATGTTAATGAAACCAGAAAATGTTTATTATCGTGTGAAACCAGATACCAGTAAACTTGAGGAAGCAGAAAAGAACTTAGCTCAACTGCAAGCTGATCGTGAAGCAATCAAATCTTCTCTAGAGTCAAAGGAAAAGAAAAACTAG
- a CDS encoding LiaF transmembrane domain-containing protein, with product MKKLLGLVFLVAAALVLYFGSVGWPSLDVNLWSLIPVGLFLYFTLENFLKKDYKSSLMCLIIAFIIANAIFDLLPISSGLVIGAGVLACVGLGYLFPDKDKKEGK from the coding sequence ATGAAAAAATTATTGGGACTTGTATTTTTAGTAGCAGCAGCGCTAGTATTGTATTTCGGATCTGTTGGCTGGCCAAGTTTGGATGTCAACCTCTGGTCACTCATTCCGGTAGGATTGTTCCTCTATTTCACGCTAGAAAACTTTTTGAAAAAAGACTACAAGTCTAGTCTGATGTGCTTGATCATTGCCTTTATCATTGCAAATGCTATTTTTGATCTCTTGCCAATTTCAAGTGGTTTGGTGATTGGTGCCGGTGTGCTAGCTTGTGTAGGACTTGGCTACCTCTTTCCTGATAAAGATAAAAAAGAAGGCAAATAA
- a CDS encoding N-acetylmuramoyl-L-alanine amidase produces MKKILLTSALILSIVGLAPTSVLGEENTTQSTPAVKEIIAKEEKKESSVEENSKSEVLPKVDAQEDKTKKEGWYQENHHWRFYQDDKPALNWKQIQGKWYYFDQDGNRLHSTVYKGYAFDQDGVMIENSWTKLDNQWYYADSSGRLAQNTWKKINGSWYYFDQTGSMLSNTAVDGYLLTKSGAMAEKGWTKLDQIWYYVAPSGKISQDKWEKINGSWYYFDKDGGMLSATTFKGYLFNQSGAMAENNWVKIKDTWFYANGSGRYVQENWQKIQGSWYSFDQNGGMLADKWKESYYLKTSGAMAENEWIFDKAYKSWFYLKADGRYANQEWIGAYYLKSGGYMAKSEWIYDNADKARYYLDNNGHYVSGTYKIDGKEHLFQKYGQWISEVSTEGGFTKGLYSNTIFLDPGHGGRDSGAFYYNVAEKDLNMQIYRKLRTKLEELGYKVLTSRDSDIDVDFVTERSRMVNKTNSDIFISIHFNATGNTYSKASGIQTYSYSDEPDYPSKINKYWHNHPDRMSESKRLAAAIHSSLLAETGAKDAGLLESSYAVLRETAKPAVLLELGYMDNFSENQQIRDSHYQDKLVAGIVKGIQKYYAGQ; encoded by the coding sequence GTGAAAAAGATACTACTGACCAGTGCTTTAATCCTTTCAATCGTAGGATTAGCACCCACATCCGTCTTAGGAGAAGAAAACACAACTCAATCCACACCTGCTGTCAAGGAAATAATTGCCAAAGAAGAAAAGAAAGAATCAAGTGTTGAGGAAAACTCTAAATCAGAAGTTCTTCCGAAAGTAGATGCGCAAGAAGACAAGACAAAAAAAGAAGGGTGGTACCAAGAAAATCATCACTGGCGTTTTTACCAAGATGATAAGCCTGCTTTGAACTGGAAACAAATCCAAGGCAAATGGTACTACTTCGATCAAGATGGTAATCGTCTTCATTCTACTGTCTACAAAGGCTATGCCTTTGACCAAGATGGTGTCATGATAGAAAATAGCTGGACCAAACTGGACAATCAATGGTATTATGCTGATTCCTCTGGACGACTAGCTCAGAACACCTGGAAAAAAATCAATGGTTCTTGGTACTATTTTGACCAAACTGGAAGCATGCTCAGCAACACCGCCGTTGACGGCTATCTTCTCACAAAAAGCGGAGCTATGGCAGAAAAGGGCTGGACTAAATTAGACCAAATTTGGTATTATGTCGCTCCTTCTGGAAAGATCTCACAGGATAAATGGGAGAAAATCAACGGTTCTTGGTATTACTTTGACAAAGACGGTGGAATGCTGAGTGCGACAACCTTCAAGGGCTACCTCTTTAACCAGAGCGGAGCTATGGCAGAAAACAACTGGGTCAAAATCAAGGATACTTGGTTCTATGCGAACGGGTCAGGGAGATATGTCCAAGAAAACTGGCAAAAAATTCAGGGTTCTTGGTACTCATTTGACCAGAATGGTGGGATGCTAGCAGACAAATGGAAAGAAAGCTACTACCTTAAAACCAGTGGAGCTATGGCGGAGAATGAGTGGATCTTTGATAAAGCCTACAAGAGCTGGTTCTATCTAAAAGCGGATGGTCGTTATGCAAATCAGGAGTGGATTGGAGCATACTACCTCAAGTCAGGTGGTTACATGGCAAAGAGTGAATGGATTTACGATAACGCTGACAAAGCTCGCTACTACCTAGATAATAATGGGCATTATGTTTCAGGAACTTACAAGATAGACGGTAAGGAACACCTGTTCCAAAAATACGGTCAATGGATTTCTGAAGTTTCAACTGAAGGCGGATTTACAAAAGGACTATACAGCAATACCATTTTCCTAGATCCTGGGCATGGTGGTCGAGATTCAGGTGCCTTTTACTACAATGTTGCTGAAAAAGACCTCAACATGCAGATTTACCGTAAGCTTCGTACTAAGTTAGAAGAACTAGGCTACAAGGTCCTCACTTCTCGTGATAGTGATATTGACGTTGACTTTGTTACTGAACGTTCTCGTATGGTTAATAAAACCAACTCTGACATCTTTATCAGTATTCACTTCAACGCTACTGGTAATACCTACTCAAAAGCGAGCGGTATTCAAACCTACTCCTATAGCGATGAACCTGATTATCCAAGTAAGATTAATAAATACTGGCACAATCACCCAGATCGTATGAGTGAAAGCAAACGCCTCGCCGCTGCCATCCACTCCTCTCTTCTAGCAGAAACAGGAGCTAAGGATGCTGGCCTGTTGGAGAGCAGCTATGCCGTACTACGCGAAACAGCCAAACCAGCCGTTCTCCTAGAACTTGGTTATATGGATAATTTCTCCGAAAACCAACAAATCAGAGATAGCCACTACCAAGATAAACTGGTCGCAGGCATCGTAAAGGGGATCCAAAAATATTATGCTGGTCAGTAA